From Crassostrea angulata isolate pt1a10 unplaced genomic scaffold, ASM2561291v2 HiC_scaffold_41, whole genome shotgun sequence:
CTTGCACGCAGAGGTGGAGTCAAACGTATCTCCGGACTCATCTACGAGGAGACCCGTGGTGTCCTGAAGGTGTTCCTTGAGAACGTCATCCGTGACGCAGTCACATACACAGAGCACGCCAAGAGGAAGACCGTCACAGCCATGGACGTTGTCTACGCTCTGAAGAGACAGGGACGTACCCTCTACGGATTCGGTGGTTAGACAACCAACCGCCTTTGTGCTACACGCACAGGACAACAAACGGCCGTTTTAACGGCcaccaaatttttagaaaagatgCCTCTATCACACATGTTGTGAAATGTTGTACATACTGggttatgatatatgtatatctgaCATAAAGAACAGGAGTTAATGGAATACAGAAAGGGTTATTGATAAGTAGTTAATGTTAAGGCAAGGTCAAACCACCACCCGttccctaacccccccccccccccccccccaaaaaaaaaagaaaaaaaaaaaacaagacacACACACATCATTGTCAATATCACACCTTTCCCTGACATGCTTTCTATATTCAAATTTGACTAGTACTAATATTACTAATAGTACTAACCCAaccatatttgtatttttattatttcttttttaacaatctTGATATTCAGAATAAGGACCAAATCATTCCGTGCAGTTTAAACAAAGCAATATATTTCACCAGCTGTTAGATATAAatgtttggttatttttttattccaaaaatctatattataacatgtttaaatagacacatactatgtaaacataaacacatcatttatcgattgttttctgatatttgaatatcaataaattacaatgaaataatatatggGCTATTGTGGACCATATTCAAGTCTTAAAATCTGCGGAAGTGAATTATCGTTGTAACAATTAATAGGTGGGGAAATAAATTAGAATATACAGCATAGTTGTGTGCCCAGAATATGTTGTTACAGATTTATTATAACATTAGATAATAGTATTCAACAGACAGATCATATGTTAAATTGTTCAGTCATAACTATCAGTTATGTGCcattataaataaacacaactatatataaacacaactatAAATAAACACAACCAATGGGATTCTTCTGTACTCTAAGACTATTACATCGAAAATAGGAGAAATCTGTGGAAATCGGGCACATGTGCTGTAATTGggaaagattttgtttttattgtacatgtacgtacccCTCTGATgcataatttgtatttgatgtatgtgtgtttgagggttttttttttcttcatgtatttgtttatttttcttaaaggaCTGTTTAAGAAATTGACAGCATTACAATGACACAACCAGTACACACAACTGAAACAGTTGTTTACTATTGCATTATAAAGATGGTagcttttcgaaaaatttgtgtggccctgaaaagggccgttttgttttatcaaactgCCACTGCTTGCAGTTTACTTGCTGCTGGTGTACTTGGTGACAGCCTTGGTGCCTTCAGAGACAGCGTGCTTGGCCAATTCACCGGGCAGGAGAAGACGGACTGCAGTCTGGATTTCTCTGCTGGTGATGGTTGAGCGTTTGTTGTAGTGGGCCAGGCGGGAAGCCTCGGCGGCGATTCTCTCGAAGATGTCATTGACGAAAGAATTCATGATGCTCATGGCCTTGCTGGAAACTCCAGTGTCAGGGTGCACCTGCTTCAGGACTTTGTAGATGTAGATAGCGTAGGATTCCCTCCTCCTCCTGCGCTTTTTCTTGTCCCCAGTTCTCTGGGCCTTGGCCTTGGTGGCGGCTTTCTTAGCTCCTTTAGATCCGACTTTGGGTGGCATGTTTACAGATTGCTGGCAAACTGAAACTATGAGTGGCGCTAAGCGAATCGCGGCTTTATATATCACGCGAGGGGGATTGAAGCGAACAGGTAAATTGCGGACGtccttgtaaacattaaattggtCGGTTTGCCCGAGGTGCGTATAAGACAAGCGTAGCGATTGGCGGAACATTTCAATCCGTGGAAGTGTTTAAATAGCGTGGCGCAGCGCATCGTGTGTTATTCGTTGATATCATTTTGTCAGCACCCAACCTACAACTTGAAAATGTCTGGACGTGGTAAAGGAGGTAAAGTGAAGGGAAAGGCAAAGAGCCGATCATCCCGTGCCGGACTTCAGTTCCCCGTGGGTCGTATCCACCGTCTGCTGAGGAAGGGCAACTACGCCGAGAGAGTCGGAGCCGGTGCCCCTGTGTACCTGGCCGCCGTTCTTGAGTACTTGGCCGCTGAAGTGTTGGAGTTGGCAGGCAACGCAGCCCGTGACAACAAAAAGACCAGAATCATCCCCCGTCACCTGCAGCTGGCCATCCGCAACGACGAGGAGTTGAACAAACTTCTGTCCGGCGTGACCATCGCCCAGGGTGGTGTTCTGCCCAACATCCAGGCCGTGCTCCTCCCCAAGAAGACCCAGAAGCCCGCCGCCAAGTAAAAAGTCAGCTCTGTCGACTTTTTTGTCTATACCAAACGGCCGTTTTCACGGCCacccatatttttcgaaaagatgccTCTATAATATGCAGTGTACATGCACAtaagcatttatataaaaagcacACGTAGATACACGCTTCTTAGATTATCGAGACAACGGTATATATTAGCGTGCGTGCAGTTGctttcaagaaaaaagaaacacacacacattaatttaaaactgtctgtgttcaatattttgattccGATTTGCACATTCTATTTGTATTTCGattaatttcatttctattACGCTGTCAATTAATATACCATCCTCGTCCCTGACTGCATGTAATCAACGTTTTCCccgatttaattttgtaaaggaaATCGCCAGACTTTAAAATAAAGAgagagataaataaataaatgaaaaaaataaataaatagacacTTGGCGCATATAGATGATACAGACTATGGAGAAATTCACGTGAATGTTCGCACAATTTGCGTGCTGTATATAACCAGGTCGTTAATTAATAACCATTTCTAACTGAACTGATTTTGTGTGCTTGGATAACGACTTGTCgtataaaaggaaatatacaaTTCTAGGTTTCTGTGTTTATATAACTGAAGTGTTTGAAACCCATTGATAAgaaacgtatatatatatatatacacacatgcatACTCTGTCACATAAATGTCAAATTATTACGATTCATATGTACTTATACTCGATGAAGTGCTACTGTGAATAATACATTTATGTCAGAGATCAATGATATTGAAAGCTAGGGGTgaatattgtataaattgtatGTGCATTAATTTCGAAATCTACATCTGTATAGGCTTATGGATATATCTATAAATGCAATCTGATgtacatgtgattttttttttttttttttttttttttttttttggaggtagCTCGAGATAATAAGTTTACGATGTTTGCCTCACACGTTGCTGGTAGATGGTTTCAATCAAATTTACAGTATTAGAATTAATATAGGATGAAAAATTAAACGAGAGATCATGCAAATACCAATGTGGGATGAAATATGTGTTCTGTGAATAAGTGTTTTAACTTCGCATGCTGGTCGCATGACATTCTTGGAAAAGTTTATTACATATTTGGTACCGCATATTATTTCTTTCTAACTTAAGGTAATGGTGTACACTCTGAGGCGCAGCTAAACCAT
This genomic window contains:
- the LOC128168699 gene encoding histone H2A-like, giving the protein MSGRGKGGKVKGKAKSRSSRAGLQFPVGRIHRLLRKGNYAERVGAGAPVYLAAVLEYLAAEVLELAGNAARDNKKTRIIPRHLQLAIRNDEELNKLLSGVTIAQGGVLPNIQAVLLPKKTQKPAAK
- the LOC128168698 gene encoding histone H2B-like, which translates into the protein MFRQSLRLSYTHLGQTDQFNVYKDVRNLPVRFNPPRVIYKAAIRLAPLIVSVCQQSVNMPPKVGSKGAKKAATKAKAQRTGDKKKRRRRRESYAIYIYKVLKQVHPDTGVSSKAMSIMNSFVNDIFERIAAEASRLAHYNKRSTITSREIQTAVRLLLPGELAKHAVSEGTKAVTKYTSSK
- the LOC128168704 gene encoding histone H4, with product MSGRGKGGKGLGKGGAKRHRKVLRDNIQGITKPAIRRLARRGGVKRISGLIYEETRGVLKVFLENVIRDAVTYTEHAKRKTVTAMDVVYALKRQGRTLYGFGG